CGAGCTCCACCCACTACCCCTACAGCGCGCTGACCGAGGCGTTCTTTCACCACGACGTGCTGTTTCGCTGCCAGCGCCTTCTGGACCAGCAGGGCCGGGCCTGTCGCCAACTGGCCAAGTCCTTGCTACTCAACCGCCCGTTCGATCACGAACTCAGCGAGCAGGCGCTGATGGACCTGCGCGCCTCGATCGACAATCTGAGTGACCGCGACCGTCCGGAGTGGCGCGCGCTGATTCATCCGCTCAACGCCCTGGCAGACAACCTGGCCACGCTGGAGACGCAGATCGCCAGTGTCCAAAACCCGGATGCAAGCTTCGATCGCCGCGACAGCGCGCTGTTCGATCGTTCGCCGTCGAGCATCAAGGAAGCCTGGAACCGGGTGCGGCTGAATCTGACGCTGGGCTCGCCCACCTTTCGCCACGCCGTGCGCCTGTCGAGTGCGCTGGTCGCAGGCTATGCGCTTTTGCAGTGGCTCGATCCAGAGCAGGGGTTCTGGATTCTCTTGACCACGCTGTTCGTGTGCCGACCCAACTTCGCCACCACGCGGCGCTTTCTTTCCCAGCGGATTCTGGGCACGGTGCTGGGGCTGGTCGTGGGCTGGGCCTCCATTTCGCTTTTCCCCCAGCCCGGTGTTCAAAGCATGATCGCCGTGGCCGCCGGGGTCTGCTTTTTCGCCAACCGCGAGCGCCATTACGTCATCGCCACCGCCTCGATCACGCTGTTGGTGCTGTGCAGCTTCAACCAGGTGGGGGACGGCTTTGACCTGATCTGGCCGCGGCTGTTCGATACGCTGCTCGGCGCGGTCATTGCGGGGCTTGCGGTGTTCTTCATTTTGCCCGACTGGCAGGGGCGGCGGCTCTACCGCGAGGCGGCCAAGGTGCTGACCAGCCACCGTGGCTACCTGGATGAGATCGTTCACCAGTACGAAACCGGTAAACAGGACGATCTGGCCTACCGGCTGGCACGGCGCAACGCCCACAACGCGGATGCGGCGTTCTCGACGCTCTTAACCAACATGCTTCACGAGCCCGGCCACTACCGCAAGCAGGACGCAGACAGCGGGCTGCGCTTTCTGGTGCTCTCCAACACGCTGTTGAGCCACCTGTCGGCACTCGGCGCCCACCGCCACCGGCTGACCGACGACGAAGACGACGCCGCGCTGATGCCCCAGGCCCGGCGTATCAGCGAACTGCTCGAGGCGATGACCCGTGAGCTACACGCGCGCCAGCCCGTCACCGCGCTCGATGAGCAGACCGAGATGCTGCTCGCCGCCCTCGGCGATACGCCGAAGGACGCCGCCACGCCGGTCAGCAGCGAGCGCGCCACCGCGGTGACGCTCTACCGCCCGATCCAGAGCCAGCTCAGGCTGATCGCCGAGCAGCTCACGCCGCTGGCTCAAAGCGCAGCCCGGCTCACCCAGCGGCCCAAATCGGCCGGCCATTAAACCTGCCCGTAGCGTCCGGCGGCTTCCCCCAGCCAGCGGCGCACCAGCACGGCGGTGGCGTCACGGTCGCCTTGAAGCGTTTTCGCCAGCGCCGTGACGCGCTCCAGAAGGTCGGCATCGCGCTCGAGATCGGCGACCTTCATCTGGGCGAGGCCCGTCTGGCGGGTGCCGAGCACCTCGCCCGGGCCGCGAATCTCCAGGTCCTTCTCGGCGATGCGAAAGCCGTCGGTGGTTTCGCGCATCACGCCCAGACGCTCCTTCGAGCTTTTCGACAGCGGCGGGTGGTAAAGCAGCACGCAAAAACTCTCCAGGCTTCCCCGCCCGACCCGTCCGCGCAGCTGATGAAGCTGGGAAAGCCCCAAGCGCTCCGGGTTTTCGATGATCATGAGACTGGCGTTGGGCACGTCCACGCCGACCTCGATCACCGTGGTGGCCACCAGCAAATCCAGCTCGCCTTCCTTGAACGCCG
The window above is part of the Halomonas sp. GD1P12 genome. Proteins encoded here:
- the yccS gene encoding YccS family putative transporter translates to MPIALPLRRLWTLDKFAYSLRVFIAFSGALLFSVFQADVALVIPLFLGIIACALSETDDSWQGRLQALIVTLLCFALASFVVQWLFAWPWLFALGLGVSAFTLIMLGAIGQRYATIASGTLILSIYSMINIEQHGGVDADVASRQLLLLAGAAWYGLISVIWCALFSRQPVKQSMARVYKTLGEFLILKSALFEPVRGVDVEARRVALAHQNGQVVAALNQAKEMIFRRLEGQRGSQKLNRYLRIYFIAQDIHERASSTHYPYSALTEAFFHHDVLFRCQRLLDQQGRACRQLAKSLLLNRPFDHELSEQALMDLRASIDNLSDRDRPEWRALIHPLNALADNLATLETQIASVQNPDASFDRRDSALFDRSPSSIKEAWNRVRLNLTLGSPTFRHAVRLSSALVAGYALLQWLDPEQGFWILLTTLFVCRPNFATTRRFLSQRILGTVLGLVVGWASISLFPQPGVQSMIAVAAGVCFFANRERHYVIATASITLLVLCSFNQVGDGFDLIWPRLFDTLLGAVIAGLAVFFILPDWQGRRLYREAAKVLTSHRGYLDEIVHQYETGKQDDLAYRLARRNAHNADAAFSTLLTNMLHEPGHYRKQDADSGLRFLVLSNTLLSHLSALGAHRHRLTDDEDDAALMPQARRISELLEAMTRELHARQPVTALDEQTEMLLAALGDTPKDAATPVSSERATAVTLYRPIQSQLRLIAEQLTPLAQSAARLTQRPKSAGH